A part of Motilibacter aurantiacus genomic DNA contains:
- a CDS encoding Rho termination factor N-terminal domain-containing protein: MANDGNQTPNTPGLSETELRAMKVDELRELARTEGVEDAGDLHKEDLVKAVSATYRERGRWGDEGAGGDSAGGAPEDSGGGIRHGSDESKSLKYSQEITSPDDDPERPGRSLVTTHHDVIRQWAEDRGATPSTVPGTEHDGHLGVLRFDFPGYGGDSLEHVSWDKWFEAFDARKLNFIYQEERANGSQSNFFRLENPEREDA; this comes from the coding sequence ATGGCCAACGACGGGAACCAGACGCCGAACACGCCGGGGCTGAGCGAGACCGAGCTGCGCGCGATGAAGGTCGACGAGCTGCGCGAGCTCGCCCGCACGGAAGGGGTCGAGGACGCGGGCGACCTGCACAAGGAGGACCTGGTCAAGGCGGTCAGCGCCACGTACCGGGAGCGCGGCCGCTGGGGCGACGAGGGTGCGGGCGGTGACTCCGCGGGCGGCGCGCCGGAGGACTCCGGTGGGGGCATCCGGCACGGGTCCGACGAGTCCAAGTCGCTGAAGTACTCCCAGGAGATCACCTCCCCCGACGACGACCCGGAGCGCCCGGGCCGCAGCCTCGTGACCACGCACCACGACGTGATCCGGCAGTGGGCCGAGGACCGGGGCGCCACCCCGTCGACCGTGCCGGGCACTGAGCACGACGGGCATCTGGGGGTGCTGCGCTTCGACTTCCCGGGCTACGGCGGCGACTCGCTGGAGCACGTGTCGTGGGACAAGTGGTTCGAGGCGTTCGACGCGCGCAAGCTCAACTTCATCTACCAGGAGGAGCGGGCCAACGGCTCGCAGAGCAACTTCTTCCGGTTGGAGAACCCCGAGCGCGAGGACGCCTAG
- a CDS encoding phytoene/squalene synthase family protein, with translation MSERDLDAAGITDPALRACYEQCRRLNAEHGKTYYLATLLLPAAKRPHVHALYGFARYADEFVDSLVDPHPEALTPWGERFLADLDGGDSADPVCRAVIHTIRTWDIPPPLFKAFLDSMAMDLTVSEYATFEDLRGYMYGSAAVIGLQMLPILEPLDDRAYAPAQALGEAFQLTNFIRDVAEDLERGRVYLPLEDLEQFGVTREQLAAEARAGASSPAVRDLVRFEVDRCRELYAAAAPGPLLLDPTSRDCIRTAAALYGGILDEIEDAGYEVLAERRSVPLPRRLRVAVPGLARAALARREQASWRRLSPVR, from the coding sequence ATGAGCGAGCGGGACCTCGACGCCGCGGGGATCACCGACCCGGCGCTGCGCGCCTGCTACGAGCAGTGCCGGCGGCTCAACGCCGAGCACGGCAAGACCTACTACCTCGCCACGCTCCTGCTGCCGGCGGCCAAGCGCCCGCACGTGCACGCGCTCTACGGCTTCGCGCGCTACGCCGACGAGTTCGTCGACTCGCTGGTGGACCCGCACCCGGAGGCGCTGACCCCGTGGGGCGAGCGCTTCCTGGCCGACCTCGACGGCGGGGACAGCGCCGACCCGGTCTGCCGGGCGGTCATCCACACCATCCGCACGTGGGACATCCCGCCCCCGCTGTTCAAGGCCTTCCTCGACTCGATGGCGATGGACCTGACGGTCAGCGAGTACGCCACCTTCGAGGACCTGCGCGGCTACATGTACGGCTCGGCAGCCGTGATCGGGCTGCAGATGCTGCCGATCCTCGAGCCGCTCGACGACCGGGCGTACGCCCCGGCGCAGGCGCTCGGGGAGGCGTTCCAGCTCACGAACTTCATCCGCGACGTGGCCGAGGACCTCGAGCGCGGCCGGGTCTACCTGCCGCTGGAGGACCTGGAGCAGTTCGGCGTGACCCGCGAGCAGCTCGCCGCCGAGGCACGCGCGGGCGCCAGCAGCCCGGCGGTGCGCGACCTGGTCCGCTTCGAGGTCGACCGCTGCCGGGAGCTCTACGCGGCAGCCGCGCCGGGCCCGCTCCTGCTGGACCCGACGAGCCGCGACTGCATCCGCACGGCGGCCGCCCTGTACGGCGGGATCCTCGACGAGATCGAGGACGCCGGCTACGAGGTGCTGGCCGAGCGCCGGTCCGTGCCGCTCCCGCGGCGGCTGCGCGTCGCCGTGCCCGGGCTGGCGCGTGCCGCGCTCGCGCGGCGGGAGCAGGCGTCCTGGCGGCGGCTCTCCCCCGTCCGCTGA
- the metF gene encoding methylenetetrahydrofolate reductase [NAD(P)H] produces MAAGTPAVPAGQSSLPMPTPAAEPLTGATRPPAVIGRAERRIGALLRSGVPSFSFEFFPPKTDEGERQLFTAIRELEPLRPTFVSVTYGAGGSTRDRTVRITRRIAEQTTLLPMAHLTCVGASRAEVRSVIGQYADAGIRNVLALRGDPPTGAGTAWEPHPEGMVYATELVALLRELGDFSVGVAAFPEKHPEAVDLDADARVLAAKAAAGAEFAVTQFFFDAADYFGLVERVRALGADLPIIPGLMPVTNVKQIERMSVMSGAAFPAALADRLHAVEDDPDAVRAVGVEILTELGRELLDGGAPGLHFYTLNRSTATREVYSALGLAGR; encoded by the coding sequence GTGGCTGCTGGAACCCCTGCCGTGCCCGCTGGGCAGTCCTCCCTCCCGATGCCGACGCCCGCCGCCGAGCCGTTGACGGGGGCGACCCGGCCGCCTGCCGTGATCGGCCGCGCCGAGCGCCGGATCGGCGCGCTGCTGCGCTCCGGGGTGCCGTCCTTCTCGTTCGAGTTCTTCCCGCCGAAGACGGACGAGGGGGAGCGCCAGCTCTTCACCGCGATCCGCGAGCTGGAGCCGCTGCGGCCCACGTTCGTGTCGGTCACGTACGGCGCCGGCGGCTCGACGCGCGACCGCACGGTCCGCATCACCCGGCGCATCGCCGAGCAGACCACCCTGCTGCCGATGGCCCACCTGACCTGCGTCGGCGCTTCCCGTGCCGAGGTGCGCTCGGTCATCGGGCAGTACGCCGACGCGGGCATCCGCAACGTGCTGGCCCTGCGCGGGGACCCGCCTACCGGGGCCGGCACCGCGTGGGAGCCGCACCCGGAGGGCATGGTCTACGCGACCGAGCTCGTCGCGCTGCTGCGGGAGCTGGGCGACTTCTCCGTCGGTGTCGCGGCCTTCCCCGAGAAGCACCCGGAGGCGGTCGACCTCGACGCCGACGCCCGGGTCCTCGCGGCGAAGGCCGCGGCCGGGGCGGAGTTCGCGGTCACGCAGTTCTTCTTCGACGCCGCCGACTACTTCGGCCTGGTCGAGCGCGTCCGGGCGCTGGGCGCGGACCTCCCGATCATCCCCGGCCTCATGCCGGTGACCAACGTCAAGCAGATCGAGCGGATGAGCGTCATGTCCGGTGCCGCCTTCCCGGCCGCGCTCGCCGACCGGCTGCACGCCGTGGAGGACGACCCCGACGCCGTGCGCGCCGTGGGCGTCGAGATCCTCACCGAGCTCGGCCGCGAGCTGCTCGACGGCGGCGCCCCGGGGCTGCACTTCTACACCCTGAACCGGTCGACGGCGACCCGCGAGGTCTACTCCGCGCTCGGGCTGGCCGGCCGCTAG
- the crtI gene encoding phytoene desaturase family protein yields the protein MRHVSGHTDRVVVVGAGLAGLSAALRLVGAGRQVTVVEREAVPGGRAGLLTDGGYAFDTGPTVLTMPDLLADALDCVGERLEDWLELTPVAPLYRATYADGSTLDVHADVDAMAAEIDAVCGPAEAAGYRRYVDFVSKLYRYEMRDFIDRNIDSPFTLLTPSLAKLAAMGGFRKLAPKVEQYLKDERTQRVFSFQAMYAGLSPYDALSIYAVIAYMDSVAGVFFPRGGMHAVPRALAAAAEKHGVQFRWSTEATRVELNGDRAVAVHTADGERIPCDAVVLNPDLPVAYRDLLGRSPLSLRRLKYSPSCFVLHAGSTARYDAMAHHNISFGREWKGVFREVIDDGRLMSDPSYLVTRPTASDPTLAPAGRESYYVLFPTPNLDAPIDWRVEGPRYRDRVVATLEERGLDGFGAGIEVEHVTTPLDWQARGMERGAPFAAAHTFFQTGPFRPRNTWGQNVVFAGSGTQPGVGVPMVLISGRLAAERITGRDRTYRSRALL from the coding sequence GTGCGACACGTATCCGGCCACACCGACCGCGTCGTCGTGGTCGGCGCCGGCCTCGCCGGCCTGTCCGCGGCGCTCCGTCTCGTCGGGGCGGGCCGCCAGGTCACCGTGGTGGAGCGCGAGGCCGTCCCCGGCGGCCGGGCGGGGCTGCTCACCGACGGCGGCTACGCCTTCGACACCGGCCCCACCGTGCTCACCATGCCGGACCTGCTCGCCGACGCGCTCGACTGCGTGGGCGAGCGGCTCGAGGACTGGCTGGAGCTCACGCCCGTCGCGCCGCTCTACCGCGCGACCTACGCCGACGGCTCCACGCTCGACGTCCACGCCGATGTCGACGCCATGGCCGCCGAGATCGATGCTGTCTGCGGGCCCGCCGAGGCAGCCGGCTACCGGCGCTACGTCGACTTCGTCTCGAAGCTCTACCGCTACGAGATGCGCGACTTCATCGACCGCAACATCGACTCGCCCTTCACGCTGCTGACGCCCTCGCTGGCCAAGCTCGCGGCGATGGGCGGGTTCCGCAAGCTGGCGCCGAAGGTCGAGCAGTACCTCAAGGACGAGCGCACCCAGCGCGTCTTCTCCTTCCAGGCGATGTACGCCGGCCTGTCCCCCTACGACGCGCTCTCGATCTACGCGGTGATCGCCTACATGGACTCCGTCGCCGGGGTCTTCTTCCCGCGCGGCGGCATGCACGCGGTGCCGCGCGCGCTGGCCGCCGCGGCCGAGAAGCACGGCGTGCAGTTCCGCTGGTCGACCGAGGCCACCCGGGTCGAGCTGAACGGCGACCGGGCCGTCGCCGTCCACACCGCTGACGGGGAGCGCATCCCCTGCGACGCCGTGGTGCTCAACCCCGACCTCCCGGTCGCCTACCGCGACCTGCTCGGCCGCAGCCCGCTGAGCCTGCGCCGGCTGAAGTACTCGCCGTCGTGCTTCGTGCTGCACGCCGGCTCGACCGCGAGGTACGACGCGATGGCCCACCACAACATCTCGTTCGGCCGGGAGTGGAAGGGCGTGTTCCGCGAGGTCATCGACGACGGCCGGCTGATGAGCGACCCCTCGTACCTCGTCACCCGGCCCACGGCCTCGGACCCGACGCTGGCGCCCGCCGGCCGCGAGTCCTACTACGTGCTGTTCCCGACGCCGAACCTCGACGCCCCCATCGACTGGCGGGTCGAGGGCCCGCGCTACCGCGACCGGGTCGTCGCCACCCTCGAGGAGCGCGGGCTGGACGGCTTCGGGGCGGGCATCGAGGTCGAGCACGTGACGACCCCGCTGGACTGGCAGGCCCGCGGCATGGAGCGCGGAGCCCCCTTCGCGGCGGCCCACACGTTCTTCCAGACCGGCCCCTTCCGGCCGCGCAACACCTGGGGGCAGAACGTCGTCTTCGCCGGGAGCGGCACCCAGCCCGGCGTCGGGGTGCCGATGGTGCTGATCAGCGGAAGACTGGCGGCCGAGCGGATCACCGGGCGAGACAGGACGTACCGGTCCCGCGCTCTCCTGTGA
- a CDS encoding GNAT family N-acetyltransferase — translation MPVRLTVLADPHAGALSRRVAWVADADGVPLGTAFLRLFDRPGQDHLAELTMTVHPAERRRGVGTRLLGVAVEAARAEGRGSLLAQADAGSAGDAFCAAHGFRRVLTLVYARLAMAEADVGLVDALAGRPHAGYRLVWWEGAVPDNLAVAFTAARPAMDDMPTSEADFGTVSWDVEGVRAAAAAIERRGDVLHTVAAVSEADGSVAGFTELVVPGDGAGDAQHYGTAVVREHRGNGLGRWLKAASIRIARDRYPRLEGLLTDTADSNAPMMRINAELGYAPTHTTYEYQRGL, via the coding sequence ATGCCCGTCCGCCTGACCGTGCTCGCCGACCCGCACGCCGGCGCGCTGTCCCGCCGTGTGGCCTGGGTGGCCGACGCGGACGGGGTGCCGCTGGGCACGGCGTTCCTCCGGCTCTTCGACCGGCCGGGTCAGGACCATCTGGCGGAGCTGACCATGACGGTCCATCCGGCCGAGCGCCGCCGTGGGGTGGGCACCCGGCTGCTCGGCGTGGCGGTGGAGGCCGCCCGGGCGGAGGGGCGCGGCTCGCTGCTCGCGCAGGCCGACGCCGGGTCGGCGGGGGACGCCTTCTGTGCGGCGCACGGCTTCCGGCGGGTGCTGACCCTCGTCTACGCCCGGCTGGCGATGGCCGAAGCCGACGTCGGCCTCGTCGACGCGCTCGCCGGCCGCCCGCACGCGGGCTACCGGCTGGTCTGGTGGGAGGGCGCCGTCCCCGATAACCTCGCCGTCGCGTTCACCGCCGCCCGGCCGGCGATGGACGACATGCCCACCAGTGAAGCGGACTTCGGGACCGTCAGCTGGGACGTCGAGGGCGTACGCGCCGCGGCCGCCGCCATCGAGCGGCGCGGCGACGTGCTCCACACCGTCGCCGCGGTGTCCGAGGCCGACGGCTCCGTCGCCGGGTTCACCGAGCTCGTCGTCCCCGGCGACGGGGCCGGGGACGCCCAGCACTACGGCACGGCGGTGGTCCGCGAGCACCGGGGCAACGGCCTCGGCCGGTGGCTCAAGGCGGCCTCCATCCGCATCGCCCGGGACCGGTACCCGCGCCTGGAGGGCCTGCTCACCGACACCGCCGACAGCAACGCGCCCATGATGCGGATCAACGCCGAGCTGGGCTACGCCCCGACGCACACCACCTACGAGTACCAGCGCGGCCTGTAG
- a CDS encoding polyprenyl synthetase family protein, giving the protein MRTRVGVALTSFFDAQAECLDEVGADLAPVLGAARGFLETGKRLRPAFAYWGWRGAGGPDGDAIVAAASSLELLHACALIHDDVMDDSDTRRGQPSVHKRFAAEHGAAGWHGTPDGFGLASAVLLGDMCLVWADQMLWTSGLGQEAVQRAQPLYDRMRIQLMAGQYLDVLEQARGSQSVESSLRVARFKSAKYTVEGPLLLGAALAGAGQATMAAYTAYGVPIGEAFQLRDDVLGVFGDPAETGKPAGDDLREGKRTVLVAEAVAQATPGQRALVERLLGDPELDAAGVTALREVIVDTGALARTEQLIAERRDTALAALGTAEESGLIARPAARVLRDLAVAATARRV; this is encoded by the coding sequence CTGCGGACGCGGGTGGGCGTGGCCCTCACGTCCTTCTTCGATGCCCAGGCCGAGTGCCTGGACGAGGTGGGGGCCGACCTTGCGCCGGTGCTCGGCGCTGCGCGCGGCTTCCTCGAGACCGGCAAGCGGCTGCGTCCGGCCTTCGCCTACTGGGGTTGGCGCGGCGCCGGCGGCCCGGACGGCGACGCGATCGTGGCCGCGGCCTCGTCACTGGAGCTGCTGCACGCCTGCGCGCTGATCCACGACGACGTGATGGACGACAGCGACACCCGGCGCGGCCAGCCGTCCGTGCACAAGCGCTTCGCCGCCGAGCACGGCGCGGCGGGCTGGCACGGGACGCCGGACGGGTTCGGGCTCGCCTCCGCGGTCCTGCTCGGCGACATGTGCCTGGTCTGGGCCGACCAGATGCTGTGGACCAGCGGGCTCGGCCAGGAGGCGGTGCAGCGCGCGCAGCCGCTCTACGACCGCATGCGCATCCAGCTCATGGCCGGCCAGTACCTCGACGTCCTCGAGCAGGCCCGCGGGTCCCAGTCGGTCGAGAGCTCGCTGCGGGTCGCGCGGTTCAAGAGCGCGAAGTACACCGTCGAGGGGCCGCTGCTGCTCGGGGCGGCGCTGGCGGGGGCGGGCCAGGCGACGATGGCCGCCTACACCGCGTACGGAGTGCCGATCGGCGAGGCCTTCCAGCTGCGCGACGACGTGCTGGGGGTGTTCGGCGACCCCGCCGAGACCGGCAAGCCGGCCGGCGACGACCTGCGCGAGGGCAAGCGGACCGTGCTCGTGGCCGAGGCGGTCGCCCAGGCGACGCCGGGCCAGCGCGCCCTCGTCGAGCGGCTGCTCGGCGACCCCGAGCTCGACGCCGCCGGGGTCACCGCCCTGCGCGAGGTGATCGTCGACACCGGCGCGCTGGCCCGCACCGAGCAGCTGATCGCCGAGCGCCGGGACACCGCGCTCGCGGCCCTGGGCACCGCCGAGGAGTCCGGGCTCATCGCCCGGCCGGCCGCCCGCGTGCTGCGCGACCTCGCCGTGGCCGCCACGGCCCGCCGGGTCTGA
- a CDS encoding CDP-alcohol phosphatidyltransferase family protein — MGESRRAQGLPTRAGYLERWSALHGGYDPGRSRLVRGWLSLTYLLARPLALARVPPDAVTLGGAAIGLGVPLGASVGGHWPALAAVVVLLVAVVDGLDGAVAVLTDRATRWGHVLDSVADRLTDCAFLLSLGLLGAPWPLAVAAALLTYTSEYLRARAAAGGMADIGVVTVWERPSRVAVTAVGCLAAGLDPSRADEWATLLAAAGTGLAVVGLAQLAVVARRRLRG, encoded by the coding sequence GTGGGGGAGAGCCGGCGGGCGCAGGGGCTGCCCACGAGAGCGGGCTACCTCGAGCGGTGGTCCGCCCTGCACGGCGGCTACGACCCCGGCCGCTCACGGCTGGTCCGCGGCTGGCTCTCGCTGACGTACCTGCTGGCCCGGCCGCTCGCGCTGGCCCGGGTGCCTCCGGACGCAGTGACCCTCGGCGGGGCCGCCATCGGGCTCGGCGTGCCGCTGGGTGCGAGCGTGGGCGGGCACTGGCCCGCGCTCGCAGCCGTCGTGGTGCTCCTGGTGGCCGTGGTCGACGGGCTGGACGGGGCCGTCGCCGTGCTCACCGACCGGGCGACCCGCTGGGGGCACGTGCTCGACAGCGTGGCCGACCGGCTGACCGACTGCGCGTTCCTGCTGTCGCTCGGCCTGCTCGGGGCGCCCTGGCCCTTGGCCGTCGCGGCAGCCCTGCTGACCTACACGTCGGAGTACCTGCGGGCCCGAGCGGCGGCCGGCGGCATGGCCGACATCGGCGTCGTGACCGTGTGGGAGCGGCCGAGCCGGGTTGCCGTGACGGCTGTCGGCTGCCTGGCCGCCGGGCTCGACCCCAGCCGCGCCGACGAGTGGGCGACGCTGCTCGCAGCGGCCGGCACGGGCCTGGCCGTCGTCGGGCTGGCCCAGCTGGCCGTCGTGGCCCGGCGCCGGCTGCGCGGCTGA
- a CDS encoding GH39 family glycosyl hydrolase, producing the protein MRLPRLPKASSLRLPSLRRPTLPGKRSTQAVVAGGVAVLLAAGTVVTVGLTSGSGSDAVGMESPVTLTPGWLTDPETGLLKGATSLPEYPIPTVPPPPVVATPSLPALPTTGLPGVPAVPTPPAAPPVAPSTRPPATGGGSAGGGGGPTPTATPPLPASDEVSPPLATGRTLPTSLFGLHAAGIGDGKAPRTEYGAVRLWDSGTTWRQIEPANDKWSWERLDAAVATARRDGARPLLVLGQTPEWAASDPSAPGYNGPGASSPPRNNGEWVEYVREVATRYKGKITEYEIWNEPNVTDFWRGSEAQLVTLARLANDTIKAIDPGATVTTPSFVVRRPAQQAWLTRYLVAGGAEHADVVNVHIYPDATGTPETMLTVYNEVRNRLDRRDVKLPVWNTEVNYGLPTGGTVAPLQLPEATAAGYVARTYLLTASLGISRAYWYMWDNTQVGVLMTSDGSKLTAAGRAYAVVRGWLAGRSFRGCAPALDGTWTCWVGRDRIVWNPSKAVKVIVPSGTSGAVGINGRAVAAKPGSSLTVGVAPVLLRDAG; encoded by the coding sequence ATGCGCCTCCCCCGGCTGCCCAAGGCCTCGTCGCTCCGCCTCCCCTCCCTGCGCCGGCCCACGCTGCCGGGCAAGCGGTCCACGCAGGCCGTGGTCGCGGGCGGGGTCGCGGTGCTGCTCGCGGCGGGGACCGTGGTCACGGTCGGCCTGACCAGCGGGTCGGGCTCGGACGCCGTCGGCATGGAGTCGCCGGTCACCCTCACCCCCGGCTGGCTGACCGACCCGGAGACCGGGTTGCTCAAGGGCGCGACGAGCCTGCCGGAGTACCCGATCCCCACGGTGCCGCCGCCGCCCGTCGTCGCGACGCCGAGCCTCCCCGCGCTGCCGACGACCGGGCTCCCCGGGGTCCCCGCCGTCCCCACGCCGCCCGCGGCCCCGCCGGTCGCACCCTCGACCCGGCCGCCCGCGACGGGTGGCGGCAGCGCCGGCGGAGGCGGCGGCCCCACGCCGACGGCGACGCCGCCGCTGCCCGCCTCCGACGAGGTGTCCCCGCCCCTCGCGACCGGGCGGACGCTGCCGACCTCCCTGTTCGGCCTGCACGCGGCGGGCATCGGGGACGGCAAGGCGCCTCGCACGGAGTACGGCGCCGTGCGGCTGTGGGACAGCGGCACGACCTGGCGGCAGATCGAGCCGGCCAACGACAAGTGGTCCTGGGAGCGGCTCGACGCCGCTGTCGCCACCGCCCGGCGCGACGGCGCCCGGCCGCTGCTCGTGCTCGGGCAGACCCCGGAGTGGGCGGCGAGCGACCCGAGCGCGCCCGGCTACAACGGCCCCGGGGCCAGCTCCCCGCCGCGCAACAACGGCGAGTGGGTCGAGTACGTCCGCGAGGTCGCGACCCGCTACAAGGGCAAGATCACCGAGTACGAGATCTGGAACGAGCCGAACGTCACCGACTTCTGGCGTGGCTCGGAGGCGCAGCTGGTGACCCTGGCCAGGCTCGCGAACGACACCATCAAGGCGATCGACCCGGGCGCGACCGTGACGACGCCCAGCTTCGTCGTCCGCCGTCCCGCCCAGCAGGCCTGGCTGACCCGCTACCTCGTCGCGGGCGGCGCCGAGCACGCCGACGTCGTCAACGTGCACATCTACCCGGACGCGACCGGCACCCCGGAGACGATGCTCACCGTCTACAACGAGGTGCGCAACCGGCTCGACCGCCGGGACGTGAAGCTGCCGGTCTGGAACACCGAGGTCAACTACGGCCTGCCGACGGGCGGGACGGTCGCGCCGCTGCAGCTGCCGGAGGCCACGGCCGCGGGGTACGTCGCCCGTACCTACCTGCTCACGGCTTCGCTCGGCATCTCCCGCGCGTACTGGTACATGTGGGACAACACCCAGGTCGGCGTCCTCATGACGAGCGACGGGTCGAAGCTCACCGCGGCCGGCCGCGCGTACGCCGTGGTCCGCGGGTGGCTCGCGGGGCGCTCGTTCCGCGGCTGTGCCCCCGCGCTCGACGGCACCTGGACGTGCTGGGTGGGCAGGGACCGCATCGTGTGGAACCCGTCCAAGGCGGTCAAGGTGATCGTCCCGAGCGGCACGTCGGGTGCGGTCGGCATCAACGGCAGGGCGGTCGCCGCCAAGCCCGGCTCGTCACTGACGGTCGGGGTGGCGCCCGTGCTGCTGCGCGACGCCGGCTGA